The Plantactinospora sp. KBS50 sequence AACTGCTGCACTCGTTCTGGGTCACCCTCGTCTTCACGGTGCTCTCGGTCGGGCTCTCCTGGCTGCTCGGCGTCACCGCGGCCGTGCTGTTGCAGCGGCCGTTCCGCGGCCGGGCGCTGCTGCGGGCGCTGTTTCTCACCCCGTACGCGCTGCCGGTCTACACCGCCGTGATCACCTGGAGCTTCCTGCTCCAGCGGGACACCGGGCTGGTCAATCACGTGCTGGTCGACCAGTTGCACCTGCTGGACGACAAGCCGTTCTGGCTGATCGGCAGCAACAGCTTCGCCGCCCTGCTGGCCGTGTCGGTCTGGCGCAGCTGGCCGTTCGCGTTCCTGTGCCTGATGGCCGGGCTCCAGAACATCCCGCTGGAGATGTACGAGGCCGCCGCCATGGACGGCGCCGGGTTCTGGCAGCGGCTGCGCTCGGTCACCCTGCCCATGCTCCGGCCGGTCAACCTGGTGCTCGTGCTGGTGCTGTTCCTCTGGACCTTCAACGACTTCAACACCCCGTACATCCTGTTCGGCGGTTCGGCCCCCGGGAGGCCGACCTGATCTCGATCCACATCTACCGCAGCTCGTTCAAGACCTGGGACTTCGGCTCCGGTTCGGCCATGTCGGTGGCGCTGCTGCTGTTCCTGCTCGTGGTGACCGCCGGATACCTGCTGCTGACCAACCGACGGAGGAACGATGCGTGAGACCGCCGCCGAGCGTTGGACCCGCCGGGTCGTGCTGACCGGGCTCGCCCTGTTCGTGCTCGTGCCGCTGTACGTGATGGTCAGCTCGGCGCTCAAACCCCTGGAGGACGTGCAGAACGACTTCACCTGGTGGCCGCGACGGCCGACCGGGCGGGCCTTCATCGACATGTGGTCGACCGTCCCGCTCGGCCGCTACCTGGGCAACAGCCTGGTGGTCTCCGGTGTCGCCGCGGTGTTCTCGGTGGCCGTGGCGATCTTCGCGGCGTTCGCGGTCAGCCGGTACCGCTTCCGCGGCCGGAACCTGTTCTCCGTCACGGTGCTGGCCACCCAGATGTTTCCGGGCATCCTCTTCCTGCTGCCGCTGTTCCTCATCTACGTCAACCTTGGCCGGGCCACCGGCATCGACCTGTACGGCAGCCGCACCGGCCTGATCGTCACCTACCTGACCTTCTCGCTGCCGTTCTCGATCTGGATGCTGGTGGGCTACTTCGACTCCATACCGCGCGGGCTGGACGAGGCCGCGCAGGTCGACGGCGCCGGGCCGCTGCGCGTGCTGTTCCAGGTGGTGCTGCCGGCGGCGGTGCCCGGCGTGGTGGCGGTGACCGTGTACGCCTTCATGACCGCCTGGGGCGAGGTGCTCTTCGCCTCGGTGCTGACCAGTGAGAACAGCCGCACCCTCGCGGTCGGGTTGCAGGGCTACGCCACCCAGTACAACGTCTACTGGAATCAGGTGATGGCCGCCTCGCTGGTGGTCAGCGTGCCGGTGGTGGCCGGGTTCCTCGCGCTGCAACGCTACTTCGTCGCCGGGCTGACCGCCGGGGCGGTCCGGTGACCGCCACCTCCACCGTGCCGGGAAGCACGAGCCACGGACCCGACCTGTCCGCCATGCCGCCCGACTTCCTCTGGGGCGCGGCCACCGCCGCCTACCAGATCGAGGGGGCCGTCGCGGCCGACGGCCGTACGCCGTCCATCTGGGACACCTTCAGCGCCGTACCGGGCAACATCGACAACGGGGACACCGGCGCGCGGGCCTGCGACCACTACCACCGGTGGCCGCGGGACGTCGCGCTGATGCGCGAACTGGGCATCGGGGCGTACCGGTTCTCGGTGGCCTGGCCAAGGATCATGCCCGGCG is a genomic window containing:
- a CDS encoding carbohydrate ABC transporter permease; amino-acid sequence: MAITTTSARDAAPPRRPAPPAASRAGRRRRTGRWLPYLLLLPAIVLELAIHVVPMLVGAWMSLLELTQFHIRDWSTAPFVGLRNYRVVLDVNSVAGAQLLHSFWVTLVFTVLSVGLSWLLGVTAAVLLQRPFRGRALLRALFLTPYALPVYTAVITWSFLLQRDTGLVNHVLVDQLHLLDDKPFWLIGSNSFAALLAVSVWRSWPFAFLCLMAGLQNIPLEMYEAAAMDGAGFWQRLRSVTLPMLRPVNLVLVLVLFLWTFNDFNTPYILFGGSAPGRPT
- a CDS encoding carbohydrate ABC transporter permease, with protein sequence MRETAAERWTRRVVLTGLALFVLVPLYVMVSSALKPLEDVQNDFTWWPRRPTGRAFIDMWSTVPLGRYLGNSLVVSGVAAVFSVAVAIFAAFAVSRYRFRGRNLFSVTVLATQMFPGILFLLPLFLIYVNLGRATGIDLYGSRTGLIVTYLTFSLPFSIWMLVGYFDSIPRGLDEAAQVDGAGPLRVLFQVVLPAAVPGVVAVTVYAFMTAWGEVLFASVLTSENSRTLAVGLQGYATQYNVYWNQVMAASLVVSVPVVAGFLALQRYFVAGLTAGAVR